In a genomic window of Pangasianodon hypophthalmus isolate fPanHyp1 chromosome 1, fPanHyp1.pri, whole genome shotgun sequence:
- the m6pr gene encoding cation-dependent mannose-6-phosphate receptor, whose product MAKTPCWRLLAFLVLMATRAQASKNTEKCKLVHESNSERQVLSFLEPLTNQTFTAHTKEGEDEYTYMFQVCGDADGVKDAGMVQRDQNGKHVLIGNYSLTQAVRGSDWVMLIYLGGEKYHGHCSQEQRRAIIMISCDRTKAAGQLSVVLEDRERVTNCFYLFELDSSAVCPIIESKLSTGSILLIAGFSFLAVYLIIGFLYQRLVVGAKGVEQFPNYGFWSEIGNLSADGCDFVCRSRGSREEPPTYRGVPAEPIEEPEERDDHLLPM is encoded by the exons ATGGCCAAGACACCATGTTGGAGATTGCTCGCTTTTCTTGTGCTGATGGCCACTAGAGCACAAGCAAGTAAGAACACGGAGAAGTGCAAGCTGGTCCATGAGAGCAACTCTGAGAGACAGGTGCTCAGTTTCCTGGAGCCACTCACCAATCAGAC TTTTACTGCTCACACCAAAGAAGGAGAGGACGAGTACACCTACATGTTCCAGGTGTGTGGTGATGCAGATGGTGTGAAAGATGCAGGAATGGTGCAGAGGGACCAGAACGGCAAGCATGTGCTTATTGGGAATTACAGTTTAACACAGGCTGTTAGAGGAA GTGACTGGGTAATGTTGATCTACCTGGGTGGGGAGAAATATCATGGGCATTGCTCACAGGAGCAGAGGAGAGCCATCATCATGATTTCCTGTGACAGAACTAAGGCTGCG GGACAGCTGTCAGTGGTTCtggaggacagagagagggtcACTAACTGTTTTTACTTGTTCGAGTTGGACTCCAGTGCTGTGTGTCCTATTATTGAATCCAAACTCAGCACTGGATCCATACTTCTCATAGC tggcTTCTCCTTTTTGGCTGTCTACCTCATCATTGGCTTTCTCTACCAGCGACTGGTCGTTGGAGCAAAAGGAGTTGAACAGTTTCCAAACTATGGCTTTTGGTCAGAAATAGGCAACTTGTCAGCT GATGGATGTGACTTTGTGTGTCGCTCCCGTGGCAGCAGAGAGGAACCGCCCACTTACAGGGGCGTGCCTGCTGAGCCGATAGAAGAGCCAGAGGAAAGGGATGACCATTTGCTTCCAATGTGA